The genomic DNA CCCTCCATCGATCATTTACTACAGAAGTCTGACTCTTAAAATCATTCATTCCTTCAGTGCTGACTCTTGTAGCATTGAAAACCTGATTACCGTACACTCCCTGAACAAAGACATTAAGACTAATTCTTTTATAAGAGAAGCTATTATTTAGTCCATAAACAATATCAGGATTCGAATTTCCTATAATTGTTCTATCTCCTTCGGCTGTTATCTTTTTATCATTATTCAAATCTTTGTATATAATATCTCCTGTTGCAGGGTCAACACCTTCAGAAACATAACCCCAAAAGTTTCCAAGTTCCTTTCCTTCTTCTACACGAATTATATTTCCTCTTTGAATAATATTTCCCGTCATTAATATTTGTCCCTCCAGATCTACGACCTTATTTGAATTATGAAAAATATTAAAATCGGCATTCCAGTTAAACCACGAATCAATAATTTTTGCATTAAGCCCAAATTCCAGCCCTTTATTCTGAATCTTTCCAACATTTTGAATAGATGATGAAACCCCTGCATGGGTAGGAATAGGAACCGATAATAATAAATCGGAAGTATTTTTAACATAAGCGTCAAATACAACACTTAAGCGATCGTTTAAAAAGATAAGATCTGCACCAATATTAGTTTGAGAGGTTGTTTCCCATTGCAAATTTGAATTATCAAGAGTTTCAACAGCAATACCCGGTAATATCTGTCCGTTAAACACATAGTTATATCCGGTATTCACTTTTCCCGACCACGAATATGGAGCTATACGGTCGTTCCCGACTTTACCCCATCCCAATCTCAGTTTAAAGTCATCAATAAACGACTGATTGCTCATAAACGACTCACTGCTAACTCGCCAACCCACAGAAAAAGATGGAAAATAGCCCCATCGCTTTTCCGGACCAAATACCGAAGAAGCATCAGCTCTCATATTACCGGTAAATAAATATTTATCCTGAAAAGAATAATTTAAACGACTAATATAAGACACATTAGACCTGTATTCTTCATTGCTTACGGATGCCAACAACTCAGAACCTCCATTAATAGTTTCGATAGAACCATTTGCAAAATGTCGGGTTTTAACATTCAAAAATGAAGTAGAATTTTTAGAAATAATTCCTCCTCCCATTAGTTTAAACCTATGGTAGCCTATTTCTTTTATATAGGTTAATATATTCTCGTTTATCCAAAACGTACTTGCATCAACTATCTCCTGGGCCAAGCCATCATTAACTCTTCCCCAGTCGGTTGAATAAGGATCTAAGTAATAAGAATATTTACCATTTGAATTGTCCAACGACAAGCTTGAACGAAATTCGAGACCTTTAGCAATTTTGGCTTCAAAAAAGAAATTACTCAAAAACCTGTTACTAAAATAATCCTGTTTGGGAGCATCAGTAATTGCAACCGGATTTTCAAATGATGGTTGCAATGGATTACCCGAATATCTACCATCATCATCAAATATCCCAATTACAGAAGGTGTAACCAAAGCTCCTAGAACAACACCGGTATTTCCTGATTCTACTTTATCATTAACATCTTTATCATGCCACTTAGAATACATGAAACTAGCACCTACTTTTAGCCTCTCGTTAACTTTTTTATCGATGTTTACCTTACCGGATAATCGCTCAGCAAAACTATTTCTGACTATACCTTCTTTTTTTTGCCAGTTTCCGGATATATAATAATTTAATCCATCATCTGACCCTGAAAACGACAGTTGGTAGTTTTGCTGAAATGCTTTTCGGTAGATCTCGTCCTGCCAATCGGTATTCTTATTATATTTAGTCCAATCGGTCGAAAGCCCCAATTCATCCATTAATTCTATATACTGCTCAGAGTTTAATGTTCCAAGCTTTTTTACTATTTCTGAAGAACCAATGTAAGAGCTAAAGTTTATAACATTTTTTAAATTAAACTCTTTTTTAGTCTCAATAATTACAACTCCATTAGCTCCCGACGAACCGTAAATAGCCGTAGCCGAAGCATCCTTTAGAATGGTAATACTTTCGACATCATTGGGGCTAATATCATAAATTGTTAATGTTGGTATTCCGTCTATTACAAATAGCGGATCGCTACTTGCCTCAATTGATGTAGTTCCTCTTATTCTTATAAAACCATGCTTCTGCGGCTTCCCGGAGGGCATCGTCACAACAACACCGGGAGCTCTTCCTTCCAGCGCATCAACTACATTCAATACGGTAGCTTCTTCTAATTTTGAGTTAGTGATATGACTTAAAGAGCCTGTTAATTCCCTTACCTTCTGTTTTCCATACCCTACTATAACAACATCATCGAGGTTGGCTACATTTTCTGACAGCACTACATGGATATCATCCTGCCCGGAATAAAGTACTTCCTCTTCTTTAAATGCTATGTGTGAGAATACCAGAGTTTGCCCCTCATAGGCTTCAATTGTAAAGATTCCATTTGTATTACTTACTGCGCCTTTTTCGCCACCCTTTATATATACCGAAACCCCTTCTACTATTTTTTCTGTGTTATCAGTAATTTTTCCGGTTATCTTTTTTTTTTTGAATTGTTTTCTTGTATCTGTTTTCCTGATAATTATGTAATTATCTTCAATCAGATATTCAAGATCAATTTTTTTAAAAGCCAGATTTAAAACTTTAGATACTGTTTCATCCTTTACATTTAATTTAACAATCACATTAAGCTCTTCCAGATCACTTTTATAGAGTAGAAAATAGTCGGTAACATCAGAAATATGATTAAGTAGATCAATAATCTTTATTTCTCTATTGATTGTTATTTTTTCCGGTGTATTGCTAATAATAAAACCCGTATTTATCTTTTCGGATTTCACTTCAGAAAATACATTACCCGAAAATAGCAATACAATAACAAGTACTGGAATGATTGGATATTGTAATTTCATAGGTTTCGTTTTAGGTGGTGTAATGGGTTACTTTTTTGGTTCTACTATTATTTCTGTGGAAATTTATCTAAATCGTCACCTTGAGCGAAGCGTAGCGTAGTCGAAAGATCTCACGTTTTTAGTAGAAGCCATAAGATTCTTCGACTTCGCTAAAGCTACGCTCAGAATGACGATATTATAATAATTTTAGTTTTTCCACAACATTAGTAGCAGTAGCTCTTTTTAATAATTCTTATTAATTTTCACTTATAACTTTCACGTTTTTATCGCTAACAATAAAACTTATATCCTGAATATACTTCAACTTTTTCAACAAATCAGATAGTTCTTTCTCCTTACTTAATTCACCACTTAAAGTAACGTTTTTAAGTTTTTCATTATCATATACAAAGCTTACTCCATACCATCTTCCAAGTTGTGTCAAGATATCTTCCAGTCTATCGTTTTGAAGTATAATTGAATTATCCATCCAATCTAATGCTTTATCAACATCTGCCTCAATAACACTAATAACTTCTCCTTCGTTAACAATAGCTACATCTCCCGGTTTAATAACTTTAGAATCTCCATGGGTATTTCCAACCTTAACACTACCCTGAACTAATGTAGTTTCAGTACTATGTTCATCCTCATAAGCCATTACATTGAATATAGTCCCTAATACCTCTATATTCATTCTTTCTGTTTCAACAATAAAAGGACGTTCTTTATTATGTGTAACTTCAAATAAACCTTCTCCTTTCAGTTTGCTAATTCTTTTCTTAGAAGCATCATCGATACTGTATTCAAAGTCACTATTTGCATTTAAATTTACTATTGTACCATCAGGCATTGTAACTTTAAATACTTTTCGGGCAGGTACATGAAATTTAAATGTTTCTTTAATCTTATCTTTTAAACTTTCCGATTGAGAAATAGAAGCACTACTCCCACTTACAGATATCGCTAAGCCATTATCACTTTGCCAATTTTGCTCTACATCGGGAAGTTTATATAAAACTCCACTTCCATCTTCTATCGATATTCCGGAATATCCGGCTTCAGCCAGTTCCAAATGATCTTCTAATATTCCTTTATCTGTAAATGAATTTTTAAATACTGTTCCTAATCCAATTAGAATAATTATCGAAGCTGCGTATTTCAAAAATCTGAGATATCTTACTTTTCCTTTATGAACACCATCTACTTTAGAGTGTAGATCAATGAGTCCCTGTTCAATTTTATCTTCTGATTGTTCCTGTATGTTTTCGTTAATATCTATAGAATGCAATGAGTTTACTACCTCAACCGCCTCATTAAATATTTTTTTTTCTTTTCCTGATGCACTATCATATAACTTATCCCAATACAATTTATCTGAGCCCTCCTTTTTCAAGGCCCATTTTATAAATCCATTGTCCTGTATTAATTCTTCAAACGAGATCATTAAATTTTTCACATTAAAGTATTACGATGCAATTTAAATATTTTAACAAAAATAGCAACAAGCATTTCCTTATTATCAATTAATATGGGATGCTCGGAAAAATTCTTGCCGAACACCATGATATTCAATAAACTATCTCTCAATTAACCTCTTTGGTTCTTTATCTTTAAACAACAATATATATTCCCCGGATTTTAAAATGCTATATCAATAGCATTACCCTTCACCCCTATCTTATCAATACTTTTAAAGCTTGTAGTTCTTCCTTCGATTTCAATACGAAAAAATAAATACCTCTGTCCTGTGTAGACAAATCAACTATTTCTCCATCACTTACCTGTCTTTCAACTATAAGTTTTCCATCAATACTAATTACGCTAAGCTGGTATTCTTTATCAATTTTGAGATTAAATATTCCATCACTACCCGGATTCGGATAAACTGAACCCACCTGTTTTTGGATTATTTCATTAGATAACAAATCCTCATAAGAATTTTCGTTATAACAAGCTCCTAATTCATTACGGTATGTATTTATACTTCCAAAAGTGTCCATATTCCACACTTCACCTGTGCTCACATCTCCAATGTAAAGATCATATGCTCCTCTTCCTCCGGATCTCGTACTTGAGAAGAAGGCCAGATCTCCACCTGCGGGATATGCATCAGAATAATCAGCGGTGGATACATTAAATGCTGCCTTCACTGCAGGGTCTCCATTAAAATTACCGATATATACCTGATCATGGTGATCTGAAGCTGAAACCCATCTGGTAAAAAAATATGTTTCAGAATCACGGACTATCGGATAATACTCCTGAACAGAACTTTGACTTTCAATAATAGAATTATTACTTCCATCCTGATCTATACTATATATATCTCCGTCAGCTCCTCCTGATGAGGCATAAATTATTTTCAGACCATCGGCTGTATAATATGGCATTGATTCTTCTACCTGATTATATGAAGTGACAGTATTTATTATATTCCCCGACAAATCCA from Bacteroidota bacterium includes the following:
- a CDS encoding T9SS type A sorting domain-containing protein; this encodes MSLKYYYFSILFMIIMHFSVNAQPLDNGFVVYHSYTSYDAWNSKMYLLDLEENNIIEIGRDWNIDHEMNGHISPDGTKLVFMGDDKGEPRDWDIYLWEIGSSDQPINLTHGYDRRDEDPKFSPDGTKIVFKQAYWSSSVNGFIFDIKELDLSGNIINTVTSYNQVEESMPYYTADGLKIIYASSGGADGDIYSIDQDGSNNSIIESQSSVQEYYPIVRDSETYFFTRWVSASDHHDQVYIGNFNGDPAVKAAFNVSTADYSDAYPAGGDLAFFSSTRSGGRGAYDLYIGDVSTGEVWNMDTFGSINTYRNELGACYNENSYEDLLSNEIIQKQVGSVYPNPGSDGIFNLKIDKEYQLSVISIDGKLIVERQVSDGEIVDLSTQDRGIYFFVLKSKEELQALKVLIR
- a CDS encoding TonB-dependent receptor; amino-acid sequence: MKLQYPIIPVLVIVLLFSGNVFSEVKSEKINTGFIISNTPEKITINREIKIIDLLNHISDVTDYFLLYKSDLEELNVIVKLNVKDETVSKVLNLAFKKIDLEYLIEDNYIIIRKTDTRKQFKKKKITGKITDNTEKIVEGVSVYIKGGEKGAVSNTNGIFTIEAYEGQTLVFSHIAFKEEEVLYSGQDDIHVVLSENVANLDDVVIVGYGKQKVRELTGSLSHITNSKLEEATVLNVVDALEGRAPGVVVTMPSGKPQKHGFIRIRGTTSIEASSDPLFVIDGIPTLTIYDISPNDVESITILKDASATAIYGSSGANGVVIIETKKEFNLKNVINFSSYIGSSEIVKKLGTLNSEQYIELMDELGLSTDWTKYNKNTDWQDEIYRKAFQQNYQLSFSGSDDGLNYYISGNWQKKEGIVRNSFAERLSGKVNIDKKVNERLKVGASFMYSKWHDKDVNDKVESGNTGVVLGALVTPSVIGIFDDDGRYSGNPLQPSFENPVAITDAPKQDYFSNRFLSNFFFEAKIAKGLEFRSSLSLDNSNGKYSYYLDPYSTDWGRVNDGLAQEIVDASTFWINENILTYIKEIGYHRFKLMGGGIISKNSTSFLNVKTRHFANGSIETINGGSELLASVSNEEYRSNVSYISRLNYSFQDKYLFTGNMRADASSVFGPEKRWGYFPSFSVGWRVSSESFMSNQSFIDDFKLRLGWGKVGNDRIAPYSWSGKVNTGYNYVFNGQILPGIAVETLDNSNLQWETTSQTNIGADLIFLNDRLSVVFDAYVKNTSDLLLSVPIPTHAGVSSSIQNVGKIQNKGLEFGLNAKIIDSWFNWNADFNIFHNSNKVVDLEGQILMTGNIIQRGNIIRVEEGKELGNFWGYVSEGVDPATGDIIYKDLNNDKKITAEGDRTIIGNSNPDIVYGLNNSFSYKRISLNVFVQGVYGNQVFNATRVSTEGMNDFKSQTSVVNDRWRAEGDISDIPRAVLGSKSNSEISDRFIEDGSYLRLKKLSLSYSFSEKLITKLKLSKLKIYVSAENLYTLSNYSGYDPEINAFGNSNLVQGVDYGTYPHAKSVFMGINMSF
- a CDS encoding FecR domain-containing protein, whose amino-acid sequence is MKNLMISFEELIQDNGFIKWALKKEGSDKLYWDKLYDSASGKEKKIFNEAVEVVNSLHSIDINENIQEQSEDKIEQGLIDLHSKVDGVHKGKVRYLRFLKYAASIIILIGLGTVFKNSFTDKGILEDHLELAEAGYSGISIEDGSGVLYKLPDVEQNWQSDNGLAISVSGSSASISQSESLKDKIKETFKFHVPARKVFKVTMPDGTIVNLNANSDFEYSIDDASKKRISKLKGEGLFEVTHNKERPFIVETERMNIEVLGTIFNVMAYEDEHSTETTLVQGSVKVGNTHGDSKVIKPGDVAIVNEGEVISVIEADVDKALDWMDNSIILQNDRLEDILTQLGRWYGVSFVYDNEKLKNVTLSGELSKEKELSDLLKKLKYIQDISFIVSDKNVKVISEN